The Candidatus Cloacimonadota bacterium genome includes the window CCTGAAGGAAGCTTTGGAAGAGCTGGAGAGGGACATGATTCTGGCGGCAATGGAAGCAACGGATTGGAACCAAACTCAGGCGGCGAAGGATCTGGGAATTTCGCGCCAGGGTTTAATCCAAAAACTGAAGCGCTTCAACCTGGACAAAGACGACAACTAAAGGATTGACCCACTTGGAAAAACACGACCCACCCTCCTTGCGTGAAAAACTGAATTTCACCGCCATCGACGCCGAAACCACGGGCCTGAATCCCAAAAAAGATGAAATTATCGAACTGGCAGCCGTTCGTTTTCGCGCTGGTGAACCGGTTGAACGCTTTTCCACCCTCGTGAGACCCAAACGAGACATCCCAAAATTCATCCAATTTCTCACCCATATCAACCCGGAAGACCTGAAAAACGCTCCCAGAGTCAGTGAAGCCATCCGGAATTTCTTCGATTTTATCGGCACAGACCAGCTTGTGGGACATAACGTCGGTTTTGATTTTGGTTTCATCAACCACCATTCCGACCTTACCGGAGGTCCGCAAATTGATGCCCCGGCGTGGGATACGGTGGAAATATCCCGGGTGTGGTTTCCCTATTCCAGCGACCACAAACTTGGCACCCAAGCCCAAAATTTTGGCATCGACCTGCAAAACGCGCATCGCGCCCAGGCGGACGCTGAGGCTTCCGGACTGCTTTTGGTGAAAATGAGCGAACACATTATTGACCATTATCCACTGCTCACCAACGCCCGGCTTTTGGATTTGGCAACCCAGGCCCAGATGGAAAATTCGCTCTATCACTTCCTGCGCATGATTGTGGAACATCAACGGCGAACCGCACTGTCCGCAAGGCCTCCCCGCCCTCCGGATGTGTTGAAACCCAACGTGGTGGAAAACAAAGTCTTGGAAGCAAGGCTGGATATTGAAAAGGTTTTTGGGGAAGATGGACTGCTTTCCACGCGGTTTCCAAATTTCGAATTCCGCTCCGGACAGCTTGAAATGGCGGAGCTCATCAATTCCTGTTTCCAAGACGAAAAACATCTGGCGGTGGAAGCCGGAACCGGTGTGGGTAAAAGCTTTGCCTATCTGGTTCCCTCGCTTGATTTTGCCAATAAAAAATCCACCAAGGTGGTGGTTTCAACCAACACAAAAAACCTGCAGGAACAGCTTTTTCACAAAGACCTCCCCCAGCTAAAATCCATGCTGCCTCTGCCTTTCAAAGCCGCACTGGTGAAAGGCCGCGAAAACTATGTCTGCGAAAGGCGTTGGGAGGAATTTTTGATGGAACAAACCAAGGGCCTCAGCGTTTGGGACGCCATGGGTTTGCTCTATCTTTTCATCTGGAAAATGCTCACCAAGTCTGGAGACGTGAGCGAAAACTCTTCCTTCGATCGCAAACGCTTCGGTTCTGTTTGGCGTAAAGTGTGTTCAGACAGATATTTATGCGCGGGCAGAAAATGTCCCCACGCCTCAAAATGCTATGTCATGACTCTGCGCAAACACATCGAAACCTCCACCCTGGTGGTCACGAACCATTCCCAGCTTCTGGCGGATATGCAGATGGAAAACAGCACCCTGGGAGAATACAGCTATCTGGTTGTGGATGAAGCACATAACCTGATGGCAACCGCTGCCAAAAACCTGGGTTTGGAGCTATCCTATCCCGATGTGGCAGGCCAATTGAACCAATTTTGCCAAACCCAGAGACGCCGACGCAGTGGTTTTATCCACCAACTGGAGCAGATGATGGCAAAAAGCGTGGTCGGCGTGGCGCCAAAAGAGTATATCAGCCTGTTGTGCAACGATTTGGCGGAATTGACCGAACAAATCCGCGCCACAATTTTGGAGCTTTACAAAGAGGCGCAGGATCGCTGTGACGAAAAGGCAAATTATGGCAAGCTCAGGATTCGTGATACCGGTGAATTTCCCAAATTATACAAGCTGCTTACCTCTCTCACCTCGGATTGGAAAAACCTCATGAAGCAAATCACGGCTTTGGGCAATGTTTTCAACAGTCTGAACAGCAAACAGGTTCCCAGCTATGACAGCCTGGCAGAGGCTTTGGCGTCTTTCATCAACCGTTTTTCCGAAACCGAGGGCGCGCTGTTGAGGCTGGCAAATCCGGATTTGGACAACAACGCCCTCTGGATTGAAAATATCCGTCGCGGTGAAGGCAAAACGCCCACCTCAGCGCTGTGTTACGCGCCGGTGGATGTTTCAAGTCAGCTCCACACAATGCTTTACAGCACTGTCCCCAGCATTGTGTTCACTTCCGCCACCCTGGCTTTGCGTGGTTCCTTCAGATATTTCTTCGGTCAAAGCGGGCTCAGCCTGGTTTCTCCCGAAAAGCTGGAAGCCCACATTGTGGATTCACCTTTCGATTATGATGCCCAAACACGGCTGATGATTGCCAGTTTTTTGCCCGAACCCAAAGACCGTTTTTTCATGAATCAAGCCCTGGGCAGCCTGCAACAAATCCTGACCAGCACGGATGTGGGCACGATGATCCTCTTCACCAGCTATCGTGATCTGAACAGCGTTTACGAACATCTCGGCGAAGAACTTTACCGACGCCAAAGACCTTTTTTCGCTCAAGGCATCGCGGCGAGCCGCAGCTCCATGCTCCAGGAATTCAAACGCCACAAAAACGCTGTCCTGCTGGGCACAAGCTCGTTTTGGGAGGGTGTGGACATTCAGGGCGAATCCCTTTCTCTGCTCATTCTGTTCAAACTTCCCTTCCAAGTTCCATCCGAACCTGTGGTTGAGGCTCTGATTGACAAGCTTGAGCGCGAAAAAAAGGATTCTTTCCAGCATTATATGCTGCCCAACGCGCTGCTCAGGCTGAGACAGGGTTTTGGAAGGCTCATCCGGGGAAAAAGTGACCGCGGCATCGTGCTCATCATGGATTCCCGTGTTTCAAACAAAAATTACGGAACCTATTTTAAACAGGTTTTGCCCGCCAAAGCCCAGGAACTCAGAAGCGAACTGGAATTGCTCAGCGAGGTAAGCCGCTTTTTCAACATTTCCTAAAATCAAGGAGACCACCCTGAAAACACTGATTCAATCACACTTTCCGGATTTGGTTGCCAACGGCGCCATTCGTTTTGAAGAACCCCTTTCGGGGCATTGCAGCTTCCAGATTGGCGGCCCCGCTGAAGTCTTTTGCGAACCTGAAAACGTAACGCATCTTATTGAGATGATTTCTTTTGCCCTGCATAATCGTATAAATTACTTTATCTTGGGCAAGGGATCCAATGTTTTGATAAGCGATAAGGGCATGGAAGGGATGGTTGTCCACACCGGCAGGCTGAACCGCATCGAGCGGGATGAACACTGCATCAGCGCGCAATGTGGAGCCAGTTTGAAAGACCTCTGTGTTTTTGCCCAGGAAAACGGTTTGTCCGGGCTGGAATTTGCCTCCGGTATTCCCGGAAGCGTTGGTGGCGCTGTGTTTATGAACGCTGGCGCCTACGGTGGTGAAATCAAGGATGTTCTTCATTTCAGCAAATATCTGGAGCCCACCCAGGAAGGACTGAAAAACTTTGCCTCCGTGAAGCATCTCAAAGCGGAGGACCACCTCTTTGGCTATCGCAGCAGCGTGTTTCAAAATAGCGGTTTCATCCACCTCAGCAGCTTGTTTCAGCTTCGCGAGGAGGATCCCAAAGCCATTATTGCGCGCATGCAGGAGCTTGACTTTGAACGCAACTCCAAACAGCCCATGGATTTACCCAGCGGCGGTTCGGCTTTTAAACGCCCTTCGGGACATTTTGCGGGAAAATTGATTGATGATTGTGAACTCCGTGGTTTTCAGATTGGCGGAGCTGCCATTTCCCAAAAACATTGTGGTTTCATTGTCAATCTCGGTGGAGCCACGGCTGTGGATGTCCAAGCGCTCATTTCTCACGTGCAAAATACTGTTCTGGAGCGCTTTGGGGTCAAGTTGGAGCCCGAACTTCGTCTCATTGGCCGCCAATGAATAAAAACGCTTCCCGCATTTGGCTGCCCCTGCTTTTTCTGGTTCTGATTCTGGGGCTTTGGCAATTTATCAGTTCCAAAGCCACGATTGCCTTTTGGGTTTTGCCCTCTCCGGTGGCGGTTTTACGCGTCTTTTGGCAACAGCCAGCCCTGCTTTGGACTCATCTTCGTCCCACCCTGATAGCCAGTGTTGCTGGCCTGCTTTTAGCCACCCTGCTGGGGGTAATAACCGCTTTGGGCATGCACGGCTCGCGTGTAATCCGGCAAATCCTTTATCCCTATCTGGTTGTCTCGCAGACTGTTCCCGTCATTTCTGTGGCGCCATTAGTCGTCTTGTGGTTTGGTTATGGCATTTCCGCGAAGATATTTGTCGTTGTTTTGATGTGCTTCTTCCCCATCGCGTTGGGACTTTTTGAAGGGCTCAAACAGGTTTCCCAAGAACAAATCCGGCTTCTGCGTTCCATGGGCGCGGGAAAATGGATGATTTATCGTCATTTGAAGATACCCGCCTCCCTGCCGGCGTTTTTCACAGGATTAAGATTGGCAGCCACTTACAGCGTGATGGGAGCTGTGATTGGAGAATGGCTGGGTGGCGAGGCTGGGCTGGGAATCTATCTCACCCGCTCCACCAAATCTTTCCGCACCGAGCAGGTCTTCGCCGCGATTTTAATCATTATTCTGCTCAGTTTATTCCTTTTTGGCATCGTGGCGCTTCTGGACCGGCTCCTACTGGGTTGGCATTATAAAAAAATTGATGAATACGAGGATCCATCCCGCTAACCACAGCCCCCACCTGCTTCACTCTTGACTCTGGCTCAGGAGTAACCCCAGAGTCTCCCATCATCAACCCGATTCTTTTACGGGAAGGTCACGAGGCATGAGCAAGTTACTCCGGGGTCGGAGTCAAGAGCCAAGCAGCTCACCACTTCCAGGGAACCAAATAATCCTTGATTTCCTCGTTATAATAGCGGTCTGTCATGGTGGCAATGAAATCCCGCACTTGTTCGGCGGGTGAAAACCCTTCCAGATATTCGGGAATCTTGAAATCCAGAAAATGTTTGAAGATTTTGGAATTCCGGCGTTCCTTTCTGATGTCTTCCATATATTTATCAAACAGCAAACCCATGGTGTGGTTGATGATACGATTGGATTTCTTCACGTTTTCATCCGTGTAAATGTGTTCGTAGTTAAAGTCTTTCAGTTTCAGCATATAGTGTGAAGTCTCTTCGTCAAAGGCAATCCAATCCTGTTCGTGGCTGTTCACAATCACGCTTTTAATCAGAGTTTCGATAATATGGCTGTTGGTGTTGCCCAGTTTGTCGGTCACGTCTTTGGGTAAGTCTTCTCGTTTCAGCATGTTGAAGCGGATGGCGTCCTCGATGTCCTGCCCGATGTAGGCAATGGTGTCCGTGATGCGAACCACACAGCCTTCCAGCGTGGCAGGCATCCAGTTCACATGGACTCCGGCTTTTTTATTGCGGATATATTCCTGGATGCGCTCTTCAGTTTTATCCGGCTCCGGCTTCAGGACGGTGTTGTGAACTTCGCCATCGTGGGAAATTATGCCATCGCGAACCTGGAAGGTGAGGTTTAAGCCCTGCCCTTTGCGAGAAATGTGATCCACGATGTGCAGAGATTCCAAGTTGTGGTGAAATTGGCCAATTCCATGTTCTTCGCAGGATTTAGAAAGCGCCATTTCTCCGTCGTGACCAAATGGGGGATGCCCCAAATCGTGTCCCAAAGCGATGGCTTCGATGAGTTCAGTGTTCAGCCCCAGATATTTGCCAATGGTGCGTGAAATCTGAGACACGTAGGCGATGTG containing:
- a CDS encoding DEAD/DEAH box helicase family protein produces the protein MTHLEKHDPPSLREKLNFTAIDAETTGLNPKKDEIIELAAVRFRAGEPVERFSTLVRPKRDIPKFIQFLTHINPEDLKNAPRVSEAIRNFFDFIGTDQLVGHNVGFDFGFINHHSDLTGGPQIDAPAWDTVEISRVWFPYSSDHKLGTQAQNFGIDLQNAHRAQADAEASGLLLVKMSEHIIDHYPLLTNARLLDLATQAQMENSLYHFLRMIVEHQRRTALSARPPRPPDVLKPNVVENKVLEARLDIEKVFGEDGLLSTRFPNFEFRSGQLEMAELINSCFQDEKHLAVEAGTGVGKSFAYLVPSLDFANKKSTKVVVSTNTKNLQEQLFHKDLPQLKSMLPLPFKAALVKGRENYVCERRWEEFLMEQTKGLSVWDAMGLLYLFIWKMLTKSGDVSENSSFDRKRFGSVWRKVCSDRYLCAGRKCPHASKCYVMTLRKHIETSTLVVTNHSQLLADMQMENSTLGEYSYLVVDEAHNLMATAAKNLGLELSYPDVAGQLNQFCQTQRRRRSGFIHQLEQMMAKSVVGVAPKEYISLLCNDLAELTEQIRATILELYKEAQDRCDEKANYGKLRIRDTGEFPKLYKLLTSLTSDWKNLMKQITALGNVFNSLNSKQVPSYDSLAEALASFINRFSETEGALLRLANPDLDNNALWIENIRRGEGKTPTSALCYAPVDVSSQLHTMLYSTVPSIVFTSATLALRGSFRYFFGQSGLSLVSPEKLEAHIVDSPFDYDAQTRLMIASFLPEPKDRFFMNQALGSLQQILTSTDVGTMILFTSYRDLNSVYEHLGEELYRRQRPFFAQGIAASRSSMLQEFKRHKNAVLLGTSSFWEGVDIQGESLSLLILFKLPFQVPSEPVVEALIDKLEREKKDSFQHYMLPNALLRLRQGFGRLIRGKSDRGIVLIMDSRVSNKNYGTYFKQVLPAKAQELRSELELLSEVSRFFNIS
- a CDS encoding ABC transporter permease gives rise to the protein MNKNASRIWLPLLFLVLILGLWQFISSKATIAFWVLPSPVAVLRVFWQQPALLWTHLRPTLIASVAGLLLATLLGVITALGMHGSRVIRQILYPYLVVSQTVPVISVAPLVVLWFGYGISAKIFVVVLMCFFPIALGLFEGLKQVSQEQIRLLRSMGAGKWMIYRHLKIPASLPAFFTGLRLAATYSVMGAVIGEWLGGEAGLGIYLTRSTKSFRTEQVFAAILIIILLSLFLFGIVALLDRLLLGWHYKKIDEYEDPSR
- a CDS encoding HD domain-containing protein — translated: MQDKLNRIFAEIRSKSQCALGPRAFRDENAWRVKEETPDDMRTKFAVDRDRILYSGAYRRYHGKTQVFSFTNLIDEEMTNRNLHIAYVSQISRTIGKYLGLNTELIEAIALGHDLGHPPFGHDGEMALSKSCEEHGIGQFHHNLESLHIVDHISRKGQGLNLTFQVRDGIISHDGEVHNTVLKPEPDKTEERIQEYIRNKKAGVHVNWMPATLEGCVVRITDTIAYIGQDIEDAIRFNMLKREDLPKDVTDKLGNTNSHIIETLIKSVIVNSHEQDWIAFDEETSHYMLKLKDFNYEHIYTDENVKKSNRIINHTMGLLFDKYMEDIRKERRNSKIFKHFLDFKIPEYLEGFSPAEQVRDFIATMTDRYYNEEIKDYLVPWKW
- the murB gene encoding UDP-N-acetylmuramate dehydrogenase, which gives rise to MIQSHFPDLVANGAIRFEEPLSGHCSFQIGGPAEVFCEPENVTHLIEMISFALHNRINYFILGKGSNVLISDKGMEGMVVHTGRLNRIERDEHCISAQCGASLKDLCVFAQENGLSGLEFASGIPGSVGGAVFMNAGAYGGEIKDVLHFSKYLEPTQEGLKNFASVKHLKAEDHLFGYRSSVFQNSGFIHLSSLFQLREEDPKAIIARMQELDFERNSKQPMDLPSGGSAFKRPSGHFAGKLIDDCELRGFQIGGAAISQKHCGFIVNLGGATAVDVQALISHVQNTVLERFGVKLEPELRLIGRQ